CATCCTACCAGGGGGCTCCGGTAACGCCCTGGCTGCCTCTATACACCACTACTCTGGGTGGGTGACACACCAAGACTCCCATGTAGCAGTTAGTTAGCAGCAGTTAGTCCCAATAATGTACTTTGAAAATGCAtgcttccctcctccccttccttgaAGTACTCAATCTGGCATGATTACTTGTGGCAAGTAATGCATTGCTTGGATGTTTCCCATGTTGGATGTAATGCATTGCTTTGATGTTTCCCATGTTGGATGTAATGCATTGCTTTGATGTTTCCCATGTTGGATGTAATGCATTGCTTTGATGTTTCCCATGTTGGATGTAATGCATTGCTTTGATGTTTCCCATGTTGGATGTAATGCATTGCTTTGATGTTTCCCATGTTGGATGTAATGCATTGCTTTGATGTTTCCCATGTTGGATGTAATGCATTGCTTTGATGTTTCCCATGTTGGATGTAATGCATTGCTTTGATGTTTCCCATGTTGGATGTAATGCATTGCTTTGATGTTTCCCATGTTGGATGTAATGCATTGCTTTGATGTTTCCCATGTTGGATCAGTGATTAGCTCAAAGAAGGGAATAATTAATTGAAAACCAATTTATCCAGTTGGGTGAGAAATATACTTCCAGGAAGACCGAAAAGACGGACCCACTATAAACAACCATCTACACCAGCACAGGGCCTACTACTGCCCACATGTTTGACAAACCGTATTGAGTAAATCCCCAGAATCAGTAGCGGAGAACAAACATACTGCTGCTGGCTCATTCTttaaccaccacagtacagaaCATCGACACAATGAATCACAATTACACAAGCAGCATGCCCTCCTGTCTGTCCGtctatccatctctccaggttGTTCTATGTTCATCTCCCCCGGTTGTTCTATGTTCATCTCCCCCGGTTGTTCTATGTATATatgctggtcccagatctgtttgggctGTAGGCTATAGGACACAAACGGTAAAACAGGTCAGTTTTGCCTTGAGCAGTGGGATCTATTGGATGACTCTAATAGTTTATAGTTTGAACCCCCTCTACTGGTTGTTAAGAGATGCTACACCCAGGTTCCCTTTTCAGTGactaagaaaatacctaaaaatgGTACGATGTTATTGTATATAAAAACAATGTACAGAAACCATGATAAAAGAAAGCCGAACAGAGACCCCAATGGCTGTTATTGACTGGTGAGCCTAATGCCTAGGTTGAATATTGAATCCAAGCTGAATATGGATATGCTGCCATATGGACGTGACCCCAGTCGTATGGAACTCTGAGACGGCATTATCTAATAAGCTGTGATGAAGAAAAGACAGCAGGCTGAGTGGTGGATGTGGGGCTGGTGGTCCCATgacctctctacccccccaccccagccccctctcccagCTGGGCTTGTCTTTGTTGTCTGTCGTGTCTACCCctaactcccccctctctctcccccttcctcttccccctctttctctctcctctgacaggGCCCAGCCGGTGTCAAGCGAGGAGCTGCTGATCAGCTGTGGCTTCCTGCTGTGTAAGGGCCTGGTGTCTCGCATGGACCTGGCCTCTGTCCACCTGGGCTCCAGCCCCTCCAACCCCACGcgcctcttctccttcctctcgcTGGCCTGGGGCTTCGTGGCTGACGTGGATGTTGAGAGTGAGAAGTACCGCCACGTGGGCGCCGCCCGCTTCACCATGGGCACATTGGTCAGGTTGGCATCATTGAGGGTGTATAAGGGCCGTCTGGCATACCTGCCGGTTGACgaggtggatggagaggaggatgggcAATCGCCAGTCTCGTTGGAGATGACAAGCACGTCACCTCAACACCAACGGCCATCGTCTGCATTctgctcctccaccctcctctgcCAACCTTTGAAGGACTCGCCGCGCCAGAACACAGCCCACCTCACCTTCCACAACTCCCGTAACTCAAACAACGCCTTCAAGGCGAAGAAGAGGGAACCCATGTCCGCAAATGCCACCCTAACAGGCCCGCCAGACTCTCTCCTGGTGCCCCTGGACCAGCCGGTGCCCAGCGACTGGGTGGTGGTGCCCGAGGAGGACTTTGTCCTCATGCTGGCCATGTACCAGTCTCACCTGGCAAAGGACCTGTATGCCGCGCCCGACTCTACACTTGATGACGGCCTCATCCACCTGATATACGTCCGAGCAGGCATATCGCGCACGGCCCTGCTCCGTCTCTTCCTGGCCATGGAGAAGGGCACCCACCTGGCCAACAACAGCCCCCACCTGGTGTACACCCGGGTGCGGGCGCTGCGGCTGGAGCCCTACTCGTCAAAAGGGGTGATCACGGTGGATGGGG
This sequence is a window from Oncorhynchus mykiss isolate Arlee chromosome 13, USDA_OmykA_1.1, whole genome shotgun sequence. Protein-coding genes within it:
- the LOC110485951 gene encoding sphingosine kinase 1 — translated: MEPKITESDPPSYRNGITKVLQYGEFTTTGNRKVRYAVSLTERDLTIQKITSTPAGRTKVVFNLRDCVGCRAFSADDNADAGAYFSVYFYPFKRRWMSSGVARQRVEQCFRVALFQDPRANLEEAEKWAGTIRESSVRQQHLRNRVLYSEVHRPCSVMLLVNPHSGKGQALSLFTGHVQRMLNEAGVPHTLVITERQNHARELVREADLSQWGALVIMSGDGLLFEVVNGLMEREDWEEAIQTPLGILPGGSGNALAASIHHYSGAQPVSSEELLISCGFLLCKGLVSRMDLASVHLGSSPSNPTRLFSFLSLAWGFVADVDVESEKYRHVGAARFTMGTLVRLASLRVYKGRLAYLPVDEVDGEEDGQSPVSLEMTSTSPQHQRPSSAFCSSTLLCQPLKDSPRQNTAHLTFHNSRNSNNAFKAKKREPMSANATLTGPPDSLLVPLDQPVPSDWVVVPEEDFVLMLAMYQSHLAKDLYAAPDSTLDDGLIHLIYVRAGISRTALLRLFLAMEKGTHLANNSPHLVYTRVRALRLEPYSSKGVITVDGEVVEYGPVQAQVHGGIARLITR